One segment of Streptosporangium brasiliense DNA contains the following:
- a CDS encoding ATP-dependent metallopeptidase FtsH/Yme1/Tma family protein encodes MRRVKAKPGPPNEPPPPPTTPPPPNWRSWLLPAAMTIFLLWLLIPIMFTGSAATPYSYSDFVTKVSAGQVKAVTIDDQGAVSGDLKDGASDAHDLDAARDRVLLGRRETSNALLPQERHAVAVHESGHALLATLCEHADPVAKVTILPAGLTLGVTEQLPEAERHLYSESYLADLLAVRLGGRAAELVVFGEGSTGAANDLAAATQIATRMVRDFGLSPALGPVGYSSATPQYLGEDAENFQRKPYSERTQKIIDEEVARLLSGAEKRAIDLLRAHRGALDRLAAIMVEHETIAGDVVGSVLQAERPAATGLGVTA; translated from the coding sequence ATGCGACGGGTAAAAGCGAAGCCAGGACCACCGAACGAGCCCCCACCTCCGCCGACGACCCCGCCGCCTCCCAACTGGCGGAGTTGGCTGCTACCGGCGGCGATGACGATCTTCCTGTTGTGGCTGCTGATACCCATCATGTTCACCGGGTCGGCGGCCACGCCGTACTCCTACAGCGACTTCGTGACGAAGGTGAGCGCCGGGCAGGTCAAGGCGGTGACGATTGACGATCAGGGTGCGGTGTCCGGCGACCTGAAGGATGGCGCGAGCGACGCCCATGACCTCGACGCGGCACGCGACCGGGTACTGCTGGGCCGCCGGGAGACCTCCAACGCTCTGCTCCCGCAAGAGCGCCACGCGGTGGCCGTGCATGAATCCGGGCATGCGCTGCTCGCCACGTTGTGCGAGCACGCCGACCCGGTCGCGAAGGTGACCATCCTTCCCGCCGGTCTGACACTCGGCGTCACCGAGCAACTGCCCGAGGCCGAGCGGCACCTCTACAGCGAGAGCTATCTGGCCGACCTGCTCGCCGTACGGCTCGGCGGCCGGGCCGCGGAACTGGTCGTCTTCGGCGAAGGCTCCACCGGCGCCGCCAACGACCTGGCGGCCGCCACGCAGATCGCCACTCGCATGGTGCGTGACTTCGGCCTGTCGCCCGCGCTCGGCCCGGTCGGCTACTCCTCGGCCACTCCCCAGTATCTGGGCGAGGACGCCGAGAACTTCCAGCGCAAGCCGTACTCCGAGCGGACCCAGAAGATCATCGACGAAGAGGTGGCCCGGCTTCTCAGCGGGGCGGAGAAGCGCGCGATCGACCTGCTGCGCGCCCACCGCGGCGCTCTCGACCGGCTCGCGGCGATCATGGTGGAACACGAGACCATCGCCGGTGACGTCGTCGGTAGCGTGTTGCAGGCTGAGCGGCCTGCGGCTACCGGCCTGGGCGTCACCGCGTGA